A genomic segment from Arcobacter acticola encodes:
- a CDS encoding response regulator, with product MKILIVDDSSTMRRIIGNVVMQLGFAKDNFDEAEDGVKAWKLLSESHYDVILTDWNMPNMNGLELVKKVRSEGTHQKTPIIMITTEGGKGEVIIALKAGVNNYIVKPFNAEVLKEKLDGVLKK from the coding sequence ATGAAAATTCTGATAGTTGATGATAGCTCTACAATGAGAAGAATCATTGGAAATGTAGTTATGCAATTAGGATTTGCTAAAGATAATTTTGACGAAGCTGAAGATGGTGTAAAAGCATGGAAGTTACTTAGTGAAAGTCATTATGATGTAATATTAACAGACTGGAATATGCCAAATATGAATGGTTTAGAGCTTGTTAAAAAAGTTAGATCAGAAGGGACACACCAAAAAACACCAATCATTATGATTACAACTGAAGGTGGCAAAGGTGAGGTTATAATAGCATTAAAAGCAGGAGTGAACAACTATATAGTTAAACCCTTCAATGCAGAGGTTTTAAAAGAAAAACTTGATGGTGTATTAAAAAAATAA
- the flgG gene encoding flagellar basal-body rod protein FlgG, producing MMRGLYTAASGMNAMQHQLDVTSNNIANVNTAGFKQDRAEFQDLMYETLNYTAGQTSQTTMNPTGIDVGLGVRISGIQKNFSQGSLNTTSNTFDLAISGKGFFQITLPNGETAYSRNGEFKLNSDGAIVNGNGYLLSPEIVIPDNVEDVSVALDGTVTATDSTTGESQELGNITLVDFINSAGLIPLGNSLFMQSDASGDAIEGTPDEEQFGSIQQGMVELSNVTLVTEMVDLITAQRAYEANSKSITTADSMLSVVNSLKT from the coding sequence ATGATGAGAGGACTTTACACAGCAGCAAGTGGAATGAATGCAATGCAGCACCAACTTGATGTTACTTCAAATAATATTGCTAACGTTAACACTGCAGGATTTAAGCAAGATCGAGCAGAATTTCAAGATTTAATGTATGAAACATTAAATTACACAGCGGGTCAAACATCACAAACGACAATGAATCCTACAGGTATTGATGTTGGATTAGGAGTTCGAATTTCTGGTATACAAAAGAATTTTTCACAAGGTTCTTTAAATACAACATCAAACACTTTTGACTTAGCAATATCTGGTAAAGGTTTTTTTCAAATTACTCTTCCAAATGGAGAAACAGCTTACTCTAGAAATGGTGAATTTAAATTAAACTCAGATGGTGCTATTGTTAATGGGAATGGTTATTTACTAAGTCCTGAAATAGTTATACCCGATAATGTTGAAGATGTTTCTGTAGCCTTGGATGGAACAGTAACTGCAACAGATTCAACAACTGGAGAAAGCCAAGAATTAGGAAATATCACTTTGGTAGATTTTATTAATTCAGCAGGCTTAATTCCACTTGGAAATTCATTATTTATGCAAAGTGATGCTTCAGGAGATGCAATAGAAGGAACTCCAGATGAAGAACAATTTGGTTCAATTCAGCAAGGAATGGTTGAGTTATCAAATGTAACATTAGTTACTGAGATGGTTGACTTAATTACTGCGCAAAGAGCCTATGAAGCTAATTCTAAATCTATTACAACAGCAGATAGTATGCTAAGTGTAGTAAATAGCTTAAAGACTTAA
- the istB gene encoding IS21-like element helper ATPase IstB, which translates to MNQTTIINKLNDLKYDGFKSAYLRQIEDTNYSKLSFDERVYNLLEAQEIFLQNKRISVNLRLSKIKDKQASLEDIDYSSKRKIDKSIIKDLSNMNFIRNHHNVIISGCTGTGKSYISQALGNRAVIDGFRVYYIRVPTLLEEIKISRATGTYTNLLKKYSRFQLLILDDFGTSTISTDDATNLFEIIEDRTEINSTIITSQLPVSSWYDYLNNDTVADAILDRIIHSSHRIELEGESMRKLRSKINKI; encoded by the coding sequence ATGAATCAAACTACAATAATAAATAAATTAAATGATTTAAAATATGATGGATTTAAATCAGCATACTTAAGACAAATAGAAGATACAAATTATAGTAAATTAAGCTTTGATGAAAGAGTATATAATTTACTAGAAGCTCAAGAGATATTTCTTCAAAATAAAAGAATATCAGTGAATTTAAGATTGTCAAAAATAAAAGATAAACAAGCATCTTTAGAAGATATAGATTATTCTTCAAAAAGAAAAATTGATAAATCAATTATTAAAGATTTATCAAATATGAACTTTATTAGGAATCATCATAATGTAATAATTTCAGGTTGTACAGGTACCGGAAAATCATACATTTCCCAAGCTTTGGGAAATAGAGCAGTAATTGATGGATTTAGAGTTTATTATATAAGAGTTCCTACTCTTCTTGAAGAGATAAAGATTTCAAGAGCAACAGGAACATATACAAATTTATTAAAAAAGTACTCAAGATTTCAATTACTCATTTTAGATGACTTTGGAACTTCAACAATTTCAACAGATGATGCAACAAATTTATTTGAGATAATAGAAGATAGAACAGAGATAAATTCCACAATAATAACTTCACAACTACCTGTTTCAAGTTGGTATGATTATTTAAATAATGACACAGTTGCAGATGCCATTTTAGATAGGATAATTCACTCATCACATAGGATAGAATTAGAAGGAGAATCAATGAGAAAATTAAGATCAAAAATCAATAAAATTTAA
- the istA gene encoding IS21 family transposase produces the protein MKKIKDVLRLRFITNISYRQISRALNTPSSTAADYCKRFEITNYKIDEFLTLDEDEIYQLLFPEKSLPKTYKTRPIPNVEYIHKEIAKKGVTFELLWQEYKEQYPDGYGCSQFKEYYYKYKKRLNPSMRQTYIPGEKMFVDYSGLTVPIVDLSTGEFIKAQIFVSVLGLSGYTYVHATASQKVEDFIKSHVKAFEFYEGVPKILVPDNLKSAIISNNKKGIVFNDNYAELSRHYNFAIEPARVRKPQDKAKAEQGVQGIQRWILAVFRNKTFFNVDEINEAISPLLDIYNNKIIKRIGKSRTYLFEENEKKFLEVLPANRFIYKELKIASVNIDYHVELNRSFYSVPFKYLKEKVEIKYSTTLVEIYYKSKLIATHPRLYKINDSSTIKEHMPLNHQYQNEKMNPQRLISWGRNIGVEAKEFVEKRLDEAQYPVKAYRTLIAILSLAKLYGKIELNLALAYALKIDAKSVKSIESILSKKLYLVAANNVVKSNVFNNHENIRGSDYYK, from the coding sequence ATGAAAAAAATTAAAGATGTATTGAGGTTAAGATTCATTACCAATATATCCTATCGTCAAATAAGCAGAGCTTTAAATACCCCAAGTTCAACCGCTGCTGATTATTGTAAAAGATTTGAAATTACAAACTATAAAATAGATGAATTTCTTACATTAGATGAAGATGAAATTTATCAATTATTGTTCCCTGAAAAATCTTTGCCAAAAACCTATAAAACAAGACCTATCCCAAATGTAGAATATATTCATAAAGAAATAGCTAAAAAAGGTGTTACCTTTGAATTACTATGGCAAGAATATAAAGAGCAATATCCTGATGGTTATGGGTGTAGCCAATTTAAAGAATACTACTACAAATATAAAAAGAGATTAAACCCAAGTATGAGACAAACATATATTCCAGGTGAAAAAATGTTTGTAGATTATAGTGGCTTAACAGTACCTATTGTAGATTTATCAACAGGAGAATTTATAAAAGCACAGATATTTGTAAGTGTATTAGGATTAAGTGGATATACCTATGTTCATGCAACAGCTTCTCAAAAAGTTGAAGACTTTATAAAATCCCATGTAAAAGCATTTGAATTTTATGAAGGGGTTCCTAAAATACTGGTTCCAGATAATCTTAAAAGTGCAATAATTTCAAATAATAAAAAAGGAATTGTGTTTAATGATAATTATGCAGAACTTTCACGTCATTATAACTTTGCAATAGAACCAGCAAGGGTAAGAAAACCCCAAGATAAAGCAAAAGCAGAACAAGGTGTACAAGGTATCCAAAGATGGATATTAGCTGTATTTAGGAATAAGACATTCTTTAATGTTGATGAGATAAATGAAGCTATATCTCCATTACTTGATATTTATAATAATAAAATTATAAAAAGGATTGGTAAAAGTAGAACTTATTTATTTGAAGAAAATGAAAAGAAGTTTTTAGAAGTTCTTCCTGCAAATAGATTTATTTATAAAGAGCTAAAAATTGCAAGTGTTAATATAGATTACCATGTTGAATTAAATAGATCTTTTTACTCAGTTCCTTTTAAATATTTAAAAGAAAAAGTAGAAATTAAATACTCTACAACATTAGTTGAAATTTATTATAAATCAAAATTAATAGCTACTCATCCAAGATTATATAAAATAAATGATTCGTCTACTATAAAAGAACATATGCCATTAAATCATCAATATCAAAATGAGAAGATGAATCCACAAAGACTTATATCTTGGGGAAGGAATATAGGTGTTGAAGCAAAAGAGTTTGTAGAAAAAAGATTAGATGAAGCACAATATCCAGTAAAAGCGTATCGCACATTAATAGCAATTTTATCATTAGCAAAACTTTATGGAAAAATAGAGTTAAATTTAGCACTAGCATATGCTCTTAAAATTGATGCAAAAAGTGTTAAGTCGATTGAATCTATTTTATCAAAAAAATTATATTTAGTGGCTGCAAATAATGTTGTAAAATCAAATGTGTTTAATAATCATGAAAATATTCGTGGTTCTGATTATTATAAATAA
- the rimM gene encoding ribosome maturation factor RimM (Essential for efficient processing of 16S rRNA): MNNNKIFIAKLGKAVGLQGQLRLFIDSDFPEQFKKGAVFSTNRNLQLKVSEYNPSRELIKFENYDDVDTAKKLTNQELYSTFEQTRQYCKLEKNEFFWFDLISCEVYENDLKLGMVKEIQRYPLNDYLEIITDEELVNKGLPKVFLIPHIFDKYVIDINIETKTIRVIKSLEILENS; encoded by the coding sequence ATGAATAATAATAAAATATTTATTGCAAAATTAGGAAAAGCAGTGGGTCTACAAGGTCAACTAAGACTTTTTATAGACTCGGATTTTCCTGAGCAATTTAAAAAAGGTGCTGTATTTAGCACAAATAGAAATCTACAATTAAAAGTATCAGAATATAATCCTTCGAGAGAATTAATTAAATTTGAAAACTATGATGATGTAGATACTGCAAAAAAACTAACTAATCAAGAACTTTACTCTACATTTGAACAAACAAGACAATATTGTAAATTAGAAAAGAATGAATTTTTCTGGTTTGATTTAATATCTTGTGAAGTTTATGAAAATGATTTAAAATTAGGTATGGTAAAAGAGATTCAAAGATACCCTTTAAATGATTATCTAGAGATAATTACAGATGAAGAGCTAGTTAATAAAGGTTTGCCAAAAGTATTTTTAATACCGCATATATTTGATAAATATGTGATTGATATAAATATTGAAACTAAAACTATAAGAGTTATAAAATCTTTAGAAATACTAGAGAATTCATAA
- a CDS encoding KH domain-containing protein, translating into MIIKFIENYARLIVSVPEDVSVTKELIDDNFAEIIISVNSVDIGKLIGKNGNMINALKTMANGCKAKDGVSYKIQVVVK; encoded by the coding sequence ATGATTATTAAATTTATAGAAAACTATGCACGACTAATTGTTAGTGTACCAGAAGATGTAAGCGTGACTAAAGAGCTAATAGATGATAATTTCGCAGAGATTATTATAAGTGTTAATAGTGTTGATATTGGTAAACTTATAGGTAAAAATGGAAATATGATTAATGCTTTAAAAACTATGGCAAATGGTTGTAAAGCAAAAGATGGTGTGTCTTATAAAATACAAGTAGTGGTGAAATAG
- the rpsP gene encoding 30S ribosomal protein S16, translated as MTVIRLTRMGRNKKPFYRIVVTDSRKRRDSGWIESIGYFNPVTEPKVLKIDEERYNYWLSVGAKPSEKVKKLASK; from the coding sequence ATGACAGTAATCAGATTAACAAGAATGGGTAGAAACAAAAAACCATTTTACAGAATCGTTGTAACAGACTCAAGAAAAAGAAGAGATTCAGGATGGATTGAATCAATTGGTTATTTTAACCCAGTTACAGAGCCAAAAGTATTAAAAATTGATGAAGAAAGATATAACTACTGGTTAAGTGTTGGTGCTAAACCATCAGAAAAAGTTAAAAAACTAGCTTCTAAATAA
- the ffh gene encoding signal recognition particle protein: MFDSITGSIRNAVNKIRHQDDVAALTKATSELKKALLKADVHHKTTKDLIQAVELQTKSAGIGQDSFLKALKSELTNLLTTSGNQGFVFSSTPPTTILMTGLQGSGKTTTTGKLANYLKTRKKKVLVAACDLQRLAAVEQLKQIAAQIDVDIYFDDNEKDPIKIALAAKEKAKKEHYDVLLIDTAGRLAIDEALMLQLKNIKDAINPNEIFYVADSLTGHDATKTATTFKEKIGIDGVILSKYDGDTKGGVALSIANQVDVPLRFIGTGEKMPDLEVFIPDRIVSRLLGLGDIEGLAEKTSAIIDEKKAKEVSKKIKKGQFNFNDFLDQLSMMSKLGSMKSIIGMIPGLSQMAGPIKDMDFENSAEIKRIKALIGSMTPKERENPDLMNPSRKRRIAVGSGVSEVQINKILKQFKNASKMAKQLSSKGGMKGLQNMLSQMGPGGMPKIPR, translated from the coding sequence TTGTTTGATTCAATAACCGGTTCGATAAGAAATGCAGTAAATAAAATAAGACATCAAGATGATGTTGCAGCTTTAACAAAAGCAACATCAGAGTTAAAAAAAGCTTTATTAAAAGCTGATGTACATCATAAAACTACAAAAGACCTTATTCAGGCTGTTGAATTACAAACAAAAAGTGCAGGTATTGGACAAGATTCTTTTCTTAAAGCATTAAAAAGTGAATTAACTAATCTATTAACAACTTCTGGTAATCAAGGTTTTGTTTTTTCTTCTACTCCTCCAACTACAATTTTAATGACAGGACTTCAAGGTTCTGGTAAAACAACAACAACAGGTAAGTTAGCTAACTATTTAAAAACTAGAAAGAAAAAAGTTTTAGTAGCAGCATGTGACTTACAAAGATTAGCAGCCGTTGAGCAGTTAAAACAAATTGCAGCTCAAATAGATGTTGATATTTATTTTGATGATAATGAAAAAGATCCAATTAAAATAGCACTTGCAGCAAAAGAAAAAGCAAAAAAAGAGCATTATGATGTACTTTTAATAGATACAGCTGGACGACTTGCTATTGATGAAGCTTTAATGCTTCAATTAAAAAATATTAAAGATGCAATCAATCCAAATGAGATTTTTTATGTTGCAGATTCTTTAACAGGTCATGATGCAACAAAAACAGCAACTACATTTAAAGAAAAAATTGGAATTGATGGTGTAATTTTATCTAAATATGATGGTGATACAAAAGGTGGAGTTGCTCTTTCAATTGCAAATCAAGTAGATGTTCCATTAAGATTTATAGGAACTGGTGAAAAAATGCCAGATCTTGAAGTATTTATTCCTGATAGAATTGTTTCAAGATTATTAGGTCTTGGAGATATTGAAGGACTTGCTGAAAAAACATCTGCAATTATTGATGAGAAAAAAGCAAAAGAAGTTAGTAAAAAAATCAAAAAAGGTCAATTTAATTTTAATGACTTCTTAGATCAACTTTCAATGATGAGTAAGTTAGGTTCCATGAAATCAATTATTGGAATGATTCCAGGTCTTTCACAAATGGCTGGACCTATAAAGGATATGGATTTTGAAAACTCTGCTGAGATAAAAAGAATTAAAGCGCTTATTGGTTCTATGACACCAAAAGAGAGAGAAAATCCTGATTTAATGAACCCAAGTAGAAAAAGAAGAATCGCAGTTGGTTCTGGAGTTTCTGAGGTTCAAATCAATAAAATTTTAAAGCAATTTAAAAATGCTTCTAAAATGGCTAAACAACTTTCAAGCAAGGGTGGAATGAAAGGTTTACAAAATATGTTGTCTCAAATGGGACCTGGTGGAATGCCAAAAATACCAAGATAA
- a CDS encoding pseudouridine synthase family protein: MAIEYDKAYKLLAQQERISNSKAKELIDRGVVKVGDKKVLIARGEIRNDTHFTIKEIEKIKVIFEDKNILVVDKPAFLTADDVAKKFSGAILLNRLDKETSGVMMFAKNEEFQKRAITEFSQNRVYKEYVAIVDGKVVEEIVIDKPILTTKDRGMAKSKIDLKKGKPAKSTVSPILVEGNKSKIKVVIESGRTHQIRVHLNSVGLPIIGDAIYGRTASNINRVLLHSKVTKIFDYVFESKEPKEFRVYDFHS; this comes from the coding sequence ATGGCTATAGAATACGATAAAGCATATAAATTATTAGCACAACAAGAAAGAATTTCAAATTCAAAAGCAAAAGAGTTAATAGATAGAGGTGTTGTAAAAGTTGGAGATAAAAAAGTTTTAATTGCACGTGGTGAAATTAGAAATGATACTCATTTTACAATAAAAGAAATTGAAAAAATTAAAGTAATTTTTGAAGATAAAAATATTTTAGTTGTAGATAAACCAGCTTTTTTAACAGCTGATGACGTAGCTAAAAAATTCTCTGGAGCAATATTATTAAACAGACTTGATAAAGAAACAAGTGGTGTTATGATGTTTGCAAAAAATGAAGAATTTCAAAAAAGAGCAATTACAGAATTTTCACAAAATAGAGTTTATAAAGAGTATGTAGCTATTGTTGATGGAAAAGTTGTAGAAGAGATTGTTATTGATAAACCAATTCTAACTACAAAAGATAGAGGAATGGCAAAATCAAAAATTGATTTGAAAAAAGGAAAACCAGCTAAAAGTACTGTTTCTCCAATTTTAGTTGAAGGTAATAAATCTAAAATTAAAGTAGTTATCGAATCAGGAAGAACACATCAAATTAGAGTTCATTTAAATTCTGTGGGATTACCAATCATTGGTGATGCTATTTATGGAAGAACAGCTTCAAATATAAATAGAGTTTTATTACACTCAAAAGTAACAAAAATATTTGATTATGTATTTGAGTCAAAAGAACCAAAAGAATTTAGAGTGTACGACTTTCATTCATAA
- the waaA gene encoding lipid IV(A) 3-deoxy-D-manno-octulosonic acid transferase translates to MGLFSIFYYLLLSAIYILAIPYLVWKSRSTKYKKAIPAKFFLKDNSSFKENGIWFHSCSMGETKAIKPLIENFKELANISVITNTGYEEAKTISSNVRYLPFEIFLPFWINKQKVLVVMEAELWYMLFLFAKKKGAKTFLINARISDKSYKSYKRFSFFYKKIFKNIDKVFAQSDVDKKRLEELGASNVEVIGNIKLAQLPSKKLDLEKPKKCVITAASTHENEETLILSAYDKNQGKLIIVPRHPERFEKVNILISDYIKNKDITYHKYSVKEDFDSDIILIDKMGMLNDIYAISDVVILGGAFEKIGGHNPVEPAFFSCKIISGKNIFNQKSLFDCIKNYYLINNDELKTYLDNIKNLDKAVLTKAGSTEPIIKEINKWL, encoded by the coding sequence TTGGGCCTTTTTAGTATATTTTATTACTTATTATTAAGTGCTATTTATATACTAGCTATTCCTTATTTAGTATGGAAATCTCGAAGTACTAAATACAAAAAAGCAATTCCAGCAAAATTTTTTCTAAAAGATAATTCTAGTTTTAAAGAAAATGGTATTTGGTTTCACTCATGTTCTATGGGTGAAACAAAGGCTATTAAGCCTTTAATTGAAAACTTTAAAGAGCTTGCAAATATATCTGTTATTACAAATACAGGTTATGAAGAAGCAAAAACAATAAGTTCTAATGTAAGATATCTTCCTTTTGAAATCTTTTTACCTTTTTGGATAAATAAACAAAAAGTTTTAGTTGTTATGGAAGCTGAACTTTGGTATATGCTTTTTTTATTTGCAAAGAAAAAAGGTGCAAAAACTTTTTTAATAAATGCAAGAATTTCAGATAAATCTTATAAATCATATAAAAGATTTTCTTTTTTTTATAAAAAGATATTTAAAAATATTGATAAAGTTTTTGCACAAAGTGATGTTGATAAAAAAAGATTAGAAGAACTAGGTGCTTCTAATGTTGAAGTAATTGGTAATATAAAACTAGCACAATTACCAAGTAAAAAATTAGATTTAGAAAAACCTAAAAAATGTGTAATCACAGCTGCTAGTACACATGAAAATGAAGAAACTTTGATTTTAAGTGCTTATGATAAAAATCAAGGAAAACTTATAATTGTTCCTAGGCACCCAGAGCGGTTTGAAAAAGTAAATATACTAATTTCTGATTATATTAAAAATAAAGATATTACCTACCATAAATACTCTGTAAAAGAGGATTTTGATTCTGATATAATATTGATTGATAAAATGGGAATGCTAAATGATATTTATGCAATTTCTGACGTGGTAATTTTAGGTGGAGCATTTGAAAAGATTGGTGGGCATAACCCTGTTGAGCCTGCATTTTTTTCTTGTAAAATAATTAGTGGTAAAAATATATTTAATCAAAAATCACTTTTTGATTGCATAAAAAACTATTATTTAATAAATAATGATGAATTGAAAACATATTTAGATAATATAAAAAATCTAGATAAAGCAGTTTTAACAAAAGCAGGTTCAACAGAACCTATAATAAAGGAAATAAACAAATGGCTATAG
- a CDS encoding zinc ribbon domain-containing protein, whose protein sequence is MSKFDTAISMFEPKIENEKAKLATFVETAESIKASINSIYLEIDDVKSKRTKNNIHLAELKTKLDNIAKKNKDVHNDKELKALQLEEEIAKEQISFANEEIDRLDNLTKNKETILKELQEKLTAEEDDIKEIQVAVDSTIEEINKDRNIVYKERSELLEKFDNKILTFYEKIKRWAKDSAVVPVKKQACYGCHMKINDKTYAEVIKAEEIINCPHCGRILYKDNEELVEA, encoded by the coding sequence TTGTCAAAATTTGATACAGCAATTAGTATGTTTGAACCAAAAATTGAAAATGAAAAAGCAAAGTTAGCAACATTTGTTGAAACTGCAGAATCAATTAAGGCATCAATTAATTCAATTTATTTAGAAATTGATGATGTAAAATCAAAAAGAACAAAAAACAATATTCACTTAGCTGAGTTAAAAACTAAGTTAGACAATATTGCTAAAAAGAACAAAGATGTTCACAATGATAAAGAGTTAAAAGCTTTACAATTAGAGGAAGAAATTGCAAAAGAACAAATTTCATTTGCAAATGAAGAAATCGATAGATTAGATAATCTGACTAAAAATAAAGAAACAATTTTAAAAGAGTTACAAGAAAAATTAACAGCAGAAGAAGATGATATTAAAGAAATTCAAGTTGCAGTTGATTCTACAATTGAAGAAATTAATAAAGACAGAAATATTGTTTATAAAGAAAGAAGTGAATTATTAGAAAAATTCGATAATAAAATTTTAACTTTCTATGAAAAAATCAAAAGATGGGCAAAAGATTCAGCAGTTGTTCCTGTAAAAAAACAAGCTTGTTATGGATGTCATATGAAAATAAATGATAAAACTTATGCTGAAGTTATTAAAGCAGAAGAAATCATTAACTGTCCACATTGTGGAAGAATTCTTTACAAAGATAATGAAGAACTAGTAGAGGCTTAA
- a CDS encoding Nif3-like dinuclear metal center hexameric protein codes for MRLKEIYELLNTLSPFEIQEKWDNAGLLVGTLDDEIKNVYLSIDLDLELVSTFEENSLVITHHPLIFSGLKKVNYNTYSTKLLRELIKKNISLISMHTNIDKTHLNKYFIENILGFNITNTQEFISTCEVNMNFNDLVKHISSKVGLKTTKAVRCSDFIKTIAIVTGSGMSLIDEVKTDCFLTGDIKYHDAMEAKARGLSLIDIRHYESERCFAPLIEGLLSEYLKKNKLKAIITASKNPFEFFIEGETVE; via the coding sequence TTGAGATTAAAAGAAATATATGAGTTATTAAATACTCTTTCACCCTTTGAAATACAAGAAAAATGGGATAATGCAGGATTACTAGTTGGAACTTTAGATGATGAAATAAAAAATGTTTATCTAAGCATTGATTTAGATTTAGAACTTGTATCAACATTTGAAGAAAATTCTTTAGTAATAACTCATCATCCTTTGATATTTTCAGGTTTAAAAAAAGTTAATTACAATACATATAGTACAAAATTATTAAGAGAATTAATTAAAAAAAATATATCTTTAATTTCAATGCATACAAACATTGATAAAACCCATTTAAATAAATATTTTATAGAAAATATTCTGGGTTTTAATATTACAAATACCCAAGAGTTTATTTCTACTTGTGAAGTTAATATGAACTTTAATGATTTAGTTAAACATATTTCTTCAAAAGTAGGTTTAAAAACTACAAAAGCAGTTAGATGTAGTGATTTTATAAAAACAATTGCCATTGTAACTGGTTCTGGAATGTCTTTAATTGACGAAGTAAAAACAGATTGTTTCTTAACAGGTGATATAAAATATCATGATGCTATGGAAGCAAAAGCAAGAGGTTTGTCACTTATTGACATAAGACACTATGAGAGTGAAAGATGTTTTGCTCCCTTAATAGAGGGACTTCTTTCAGAATATTTGAAAAAAAATAAATTAAAAGCTATAATAACAGCTTCGAAAAATCCATTTGAGTTTTTTATAGAAGGAGAAACGGTTGAATAA
- the glyQ gene encoding glycine--tRNA ligase subunit alpha codes for MVTFSEILLKLQEFWAKQGCNIVQPYDIPAGAGTFHPATLLRSLDSTPWSTAYVAPSRRPTDGRYGENPNRLGAYYQFQVLIKPSPDNIQDLYLQSLEFLGLDISKHDIRFVEDNWESPTLGAWGLGWEVWLDGMEVTQFTYFQQVGGLPCDPVAVEITYGTERLAMYLQGVDSVFDIVWNENTHGITTYADVHKEAEFEFSTYNFEVANTEMLFRHFEDAFNECKKCLEAKIPLPAYDQCMIASHAFNTLDARKAISVTERQNYILKVRELSQSCAVLYKEQEPARLARIGSPSSLKALENLKVKKPELFV; via the coding sequence ATGGTAACATTTTCAGAAATTCTATTAAAATTACAAGAGTTTTGGGCAAAACAAGGATGTAACATTGTACAACCTTATGATATTCCAGCAGGTGCTGGAACATTCCATCCTGCTACGTTATTAAGAAGTTTAGATTCAACACCTTGGAGTACAGCTTATGTTGCACCAAGTAGAAGACCAACAGATGGAAGATATGGTGAAAATCCAAATAGATTGGGTGCATATTATCAATTTCAAGTACTAATCAAACCTAGTCCTGACAATATTCAAGATTTATATTTACAATCATTAGAATTTTTAGGTTTAGATATTTCTAAACATGACATTAGATTTGTAGAAGATAACTGGGAATCTCCAACTCTTGGAGCTTGGGGACTTGGATGGGAAGTTTGGCTTGATGGTATGGAAGTTACTCAGTTTACATATTTTCAACAAGTAGGGGGCCTTCCTTGTGATCCTGTGGCTGTTGAAATTACTTATGGAACAGAAAGACTTGCCATGTATTTACAAGGTGTAGATTCTGTATTTGATATAGTTTGGAATGAAAATACACATGGAATTACAACTTATGCAGATGTTCATAAAGAAGCTGAATTTGAATTCTCAACATATAACTTTGAAGTAGCAAATACTGAGATGTTATTTAGACATTTTGAAGATGCCTTTAATGAATGTAAAAAATGCCTAGAAGCAAAAATTCCACTTCCTGCATATGATCAATGTATGATTGCATCACATGCTTTTAATACATTAGATGCAAGAAAAGCTATTTCTGTAACTGAGAGACAAAATTATATTTTAAAGGTGCGAGAACTATCTCAAAGTTGCGCAGTTTTATATAAAGAACAAGAGCCAGCTAGACTTGCAAGAATTGGAAGTCCCTCTTCTTTAAAAGCTTTAGAAAATTTAAAAGTTAAAAAACCTGAGTTATTTGTTTAA
- a CDS encoding glutaredoxin family protein gives MKPIALFTLPNCKWCKEATTYFKIKKLKYNLIDLSKNKEALKDCQKHGCKGAPVILIGNTWICGFDKNKINKELGIK, from the coding sequence ATGAAGCCAATAGCACTATTTACTCTTCCAAATTGTAAATGGTGTAAAGAGGCTACAACGTATTTTAAAATTAAAAAACTAAAATATAACCTCATAGATTTATCAAAAAACAAAGAAGCGTTAAAAGATTGTCAAAAACATGGATGTAAAGGTGCCCCTGTAATTTTAATAGGAAATACTTGGATTTGTGGTTTTGATAAAAATAAAATAAATAAAGAGTTAGGGATTAAATAG